A genomic region of Jeotgalibaca ciconiae contains the following coding sequences:
- the lepA gene encoding translation elongation factor 4, protein MNIEKMKERQRKIRNFSIIAHIDHGKSTLADRILQATNTVADREMQQQLLDSMDLERERGITIKLNAVELTYQANDGEEYIFHLIDTPGHVDFTYEVSRSLAACEGAILVVDAAQGVEAQTLANVYLAVDNDLEIVPVINKIDLPAADPERVRQEVEDVVGIDASEAVLASAKAGIGISELLEQIVEKVPAPAGDIEEPLQALVFDSAYDPYRGVVLNVRVKNGILRPGDKIQMMSNGKEFDVTEVGIFSPKPISRDYLMVGDVGYVTASIKTIQNARVGDTITLANNPASEALEGYRKLNPMVYCGIYPVDSSDFNDLREALEKLQLNDASLQFEPESSQALGFGFRTGFLGMLHMDVIQERLEREFDLAIITTAPSVIYNINKTDGTVISIDNPSEMPDSTEIERIEEPYVKASIMVPNDYVGSVMEIAQRKRGSFLTMEYLNDNRVNVIYEIPLAEIIFDFFDQLKSSTKGYASLDYEMIGYKPSKLVKMDIMLNGEVVDALSTIIHRDFAYNRGRTITEKLREIIPRQQFEVPIQAAIGHKILARTTIKALRKNVLAKCYGGDVSRKRKLLEKQKEGKKRMKQVGSVEVPQEAFMTVLKMDEE, encoded by the coding sequence ATGAACATAGAAAAAATGAAAGAAAGACAAAGGAAAATTAGAAATTTTTCTATTATTGCCCATATAGATCATGGAAAATCTACCTTGGCAGATAGGATTCTACAAGCTACTAATACTGTTGCTGATAGAGAAATGCAACAGCAACTCTTAGATTCAATGGATTTAGAGCGTGAGCGTGGAATTACGATAAAATTAAATGCAGTGGAATTGACCTATCAAGCAAATGATGGAGAAGAATATATTTTCCATTTAATTGATACCCCAGGACACGTAGACTTTACCTATGAGGTATCTCGTAGTTTGGCTGCCTGTGAAGGAGCAATTTTAGTCGTTGATGCAGCACAAGGTGTTGAAGCCCAAACATTGGCTAATGTCTATTTAGCAGTAGATAACGATCTGGAGATTGTTCCTGTCATTAATAAGATTGACTTGCCTGCAGCTGATCCAGAACGAGTAAGACAAGAAGTAGAAGATGTAGTTGGAATTGACGCAAGTGAAGCTGTTTTGGCTAGTGCAAAAGCTGGAATTGGTATTTCAGAATTATTAGAACAGATTGTAGAAAAAGTTCCTGCACCAGCTGGCGATATAGAAGAACCTTTACAAGCATTGGTTTTTGACTCCGCTTATGACCCATACCGCGGCGTTGTTTTAAATGTTCGTGTGAAAAATGGTATTTTACGTCCAGGTGATAAAATACAAATGATGTCAAACGGAAAAGAATTTGATGTTACTGAAGTAGGTATTTTTTCGCCAAAACCAATCAGCCGTGATTATTTGATGGTGGGTGACGTCGGTTACGTAACAGCAAGCATTAAAACCATCCAAAACGCTCGTGTAGGAGATACTATCACACTTGCTAACAATCCAGCTAGTGAGGCTTTGGAAGGGTACCGCAAGCTTAATCCGATGGTTTACTGTGGGATTTATCCGGTTGACTCTTCAGACTTCAATGATTTAAGAGAAGCTTTAGAGAAACTTCAATTAAATGATGCTTCACTCCAATTTGAGCCAGAATCCTCCCAAGCATTAGGGTTCGGATTCCGTACAGGATTCTTGGGTATGCTCCATATGGATGTAATTCAAGAACGATTAGAACGTGAATTCGATTTAGCGATTATTACAACTGCGCCTTCTGTTATCTATAATATTAACAAAACTGATGGAACAGTTATTTCCATTGATAATCCTTCAGAAATGCCGGATTCAACAGAAATAGAACGGATAGAAGAGCCGTATGTAAAAGCAAGTATCATGGTTCCAAATGATTATGTTGGATCTGTTATGGAAATAGCACAACGCAAACGCGGAAGTTTTTTGACCATGGAATACTTGAATGACAACCGTGTCAATGTTATCTATGAAATTCCATTAGCAGAAATCATTTTTGATTTCTTTGATCAACTGAAATCCAGCACAAAGGGATATGCATCTTTAGACTATGAAATGATCGGCTATAAACCAAGCAAATTGGTGAAAATGGATATCATGCTAAACGGAGAAGTTGTGGATGCATTAAGTACGATTATACACCGAGATTTTGCTTATAATCGCGGCCGTACGATTACTGAAAAGCTAAGAGAAATCATTCCGCGTCAACAGTTTGAAGTGCCAATCCAGGCAGCGATTGGACATAAAATCCTGGCCAGAACCACAATCAAAGCTTTGCGTAAGAATGTTCTTGCAAAATGTTACGGTGGGGATGTTTCTCGTAAACGTAAATTGTTGGAGAAACAAAAAGAAGGTAAAAAACGCATGAAACAAGTTGGGTCTGTAGAGGTGCCTCAAGAAGCCTTTATGACTGTTCTGAAGATGGATGAAGAGTAG
- a CDS encoding NfeD family protein, producing MQAFIESMTLPNLLMLIGTAGAIILIPIKDVISLEFYDICDVFISLFFVGLIMTKMDEGMEQNKFLLTGIFLGVSIVIILIKLFVFVPFQEKAETNALLSRKDYIGERGKVTVTITKEGLGEVVLYTVFGNVPMTAKIYHQENDGIIQIANGQMIRVMDIQESIVFVAPYEEKAFLPPLESHWGK from the coding sequence TTGCAAGCATTCATTGAATCAATGACATTGCCAAATCTTTTAATGTTAATCGGAACTGCAGGAGCAATTATTTTGATTCCCATCAAAGATGTCATCAGCTTGGAGTTTTACGATATCTGCGATGTGTTTATTAGTCTTTTCTTTGTTGGTTTAATCATGACTAAGATGGACGAAGGAATGGAGCAGAATAAGTTCTTATTAACGGGTATATTTTTAGGTGTTTCAATCGTGATTATACTCATTAAGCTTTTTGTTTTTGTACCATTTCAGGAGAAAGCAGAGACGAATGCTCTGTTATCTAGAAAAGATTATATTGGTGAACGAGGAAAAGTTACGGTAACGATTACGAAAGAGGGACTAGGGGAAGTAGTTTTGTATACTGTTTTCGGAAACGTTCCTATGACTGCTAAAATTTATCATCAAGAAAATGATGGAATTATTCAGATTGCCAATGGACAAATGATTCGAGTAATGGATATTCAAGAATCTATCGTTTTTGTGGCGCCATACGAAGAAAAAGCTTTCCTCCCCCCTTTGGAAAGCCATTGGGGAAAATAA
- a CDS encoding flotillin family protein, whose amino-acid sequence MEEYLIWIGLAAVVIVFLVAIIGRYVTVSPDTALIVSGSFLGKGNNVFTDKENNKMKIVRGGGTFLWPIFQQGKRLSLMSSKLEVGASEVYTKQGVPISATGTVIIKIGSSVEEIATAAEQYLGKETNELEEEAQEVLEGHLRAILGSLTVEEIYRERDEFGAQVQQVASHDLEKMGLKIVSFTIKDVGDSNGYLESLGRPQIAEVKKNAEIAEAEAEKTTIIQKADAMKQAREAENRRAGEIALSEKDKQLKLAEYKKEQDVQQAIADKAYQLQDAELQKQLVEKQKEIELVDRRKQIEIETEEVFLAAKKLEAEVEKSADAKRYADVQKAEADKQRRILDAEAAARELELNAQAEAESIAKVGKAKAEAESLNISEVGRAKAEAAKKLAEAYKEYGQQAIMLELLKVYPEIVKYAAEPISNIDKITIIDGGEGNGVSQVSGYTTKTLAGIQESLKETLGLDMSELINSYVGNSNVGSKIADLNETLESNKFVTPISNVVETKTPVEQTTE is encoded by the coding sequence ATGGAAGAATATTTAATTTGGATAGGTTTAGCTGCAGTTGTTATTGTATTTTTAGTAGCAATTATTGGTCGTTATGTTACTGTATCGCCTGATACAGCTTTAATCGTAAGTGGTAGTTTCTTAGGAAAGGGAAACAACGTGTTTACCGATAAAGAAAATAACAAAATGAAAATCGTTCGGGGCGGTGGAACATTTTTATGGCCTATTTTTCAACAAGGAAAAAGATTATCGTTAATGTCTAGTAAGCTAGAGGTTGGAGCAAGTGAAGTTTACACGAAACAAGGTGTTCCAATATCTGCAACTGGTACAGTTATTATTAAAATTGGTTCTTCTGTAGAAGAAATCGCTACTGCGGCAGAACAGTATTTAGGAAAGGAAACAAATGAACTGGAAGAGGAAGCACAAGAAGTTCTTGAAGGACATTTGCGTGCGATTCTCGGTAGTTTGACCGTTGAAGAAATTTATCGTGAGCGTGATGAATTTGGAGCACAGGTACAACAAGTTGCTTCCCATGACTTAGAAAAAATGGGATTGAAGATTGTTTCCTTTACAATTAAAGATGTAGGTGATTCGAACGGTTATTTAGAAAGTTTAGGGCGTCCTCAAATTGCAGAGGTGAAGAAAAATGCAGAAATTGCAGAAGCTGAAGCAGAAAAAACGACGATTATTCAAAAAGCAGATGCAATGAAACAAGCACGAGAAGCAGAAAATAGACGTGCAGGAGAGATTGCTTTATCTGAAAAAGATAAACAATTAAAACTAGCTGAATATAAGAAAGAACAAGATGTTCAACAAGCCATTGCTGATAAAGCTTATCAATTACAAGATGCAGAATTACAAAAACAATTAGTGGAAAAGCAAAAAGAGATTGAATTAGTCGATCGAAGAAAGCAAATTGAAATTGAAACAGAAGAAGTTTTCTTGGCAGCGAAAAAATTAGAAGCTGAAGTTGAGAAATCTGCTGATGCAAAACGGTATGCGGATGTTCAAAAAGCGGAAGCTGATAAACAAAGACGTATACTGGATGCAGAAGCTGCCGCAAGAGAATTGGAATTAAACGCTCAGGCCGAAGCAGAAAGTATTGCTAAGGTTGGTAAAGCAAAGGCGGAAGCTGAGTCATTGAACATTTCAGAAGTCGGTAGAGCAAAAGCGGAAGCAGCTAAGAAATTAGCGGAAGCTTATAAAGAATACGGTCAGCAAGCAATTATGTTAGAGTTACTAAAAGTATATCCAGAAATTGTTAAGTACGCTGCAGAACCAATTAGTAATATTGACAAAATTACGATTATTGATGGTGGCGAAGGCAACGGTGTATCGCAAGTCAGCGGATATACAACAAAAACGCTGGCTGGTATTCAAGAAAGTTTAAAAGAAACACTTGGATTAGATATGTCTGAATTAATTAATTCTTATGTTGGAAATAGTAATGTAGGATCTAAGATTGCTGATCTTAATGAAACGTTAGAATCAAACAAGTTTGTTACACCGATTTCAAATGTTGTAGAGACAAAAACTCCGGTTGAACAAACAACTGAATAA